From the Nissabacter sp. SGAir0207 genome, the window GCCCACCGGGCAGGCCGGGGCGATGAGCTGACCGTTTTCCATCTTGGCTGGCCTGATATTTCCGCGCGGTATAACGCCGTAGGGCGCTTTGGGCGCGTATCGGAAGTCGCAACCCGCGTTGCCGGCCAGCTCAGCGGTGAAGGTAACAGCGCAGCGTTTCGTGAGTTTGCCTGGCGGTTCGTGAATATCGTTGCGCGTGCGCTGGTTGCTCTCGGGGAACGCCCGGATTACACGCTCATCACCCGCTACGTGAACAACATCGCCGATCTGTATCTGCGTTATGCCGAAAAAATTATTACCGAGAAGCTGCCCGAACTGCGCGGTCAGATCGAGAATAACGCCAACGCATTCAGTGAAGACGACGTGCCGCGCAACATGCAGGGGCAGCCTGAAGCTATCCGTATCTGGGCCGTTGAAGTGGCGCTGAGTTCTGACGCAGGAAACGCGCTGTATGACCCGATACTTGACGGACTGCGCTCTGCCGTACGCTATGACCGCACCTACTTTGACAAAATCGTGGCGTCACTGCTGCCGCTGCTGGAAAAACTGACCACCGGTAAAACGGCGGAGCTGCTGTCTCCCGATTATCTGAATATGGAAGATCCGCGCCCTATTTTTGACTGGGAGCAGGTTATCCGTAAAAAAGGCATCGTTTACGTGGGGCTTGATGCGCTCAGCGACAGCGAGGTTGCCAGCGCCGTAGGTAACAGCATGTTTGCCGATCTGGTGAGCGTGGCCGGTCACATCTACAAGCACGGTATCAACGGCGGCCTGCCGGGTTCAAAAGAGGGCAAAGACCCTATTAACCTGCACTGCGATGAATTCAACGAACTGATGGGAAATGAGTTTATCCCACTTATCAATAAAGGCGGCGGGGCAGGCATGCAGGTGACGGCCTACACGCAGACCTCATCTGATATTGAAGCCCGTATCGGGAGCGCGGCAAAAACCTCTCAGGTTCAGGGTAACTTTAACAACCTGATCATGCTGCGCGTGCGAGAAAACCGGACGGCAGAGCTGCTGACCTCACAGCTGCCGCAGGTTGAAATCTACAGCAAAACGCTGGTCTCAGGTCATCAGGATTCAGCTGACGTCACCGTCAATCACGATTTTACCTCCAGCACTCAGGATCGCGTCGGCACCATTAAAGTGCCACTGCTTGAGCCTGCCGACATTGTCACACTGCCTAAAGGTCAGGCGTTTGCGTTGCTTGAGGGCGGCCAGCTCTGGAAAATTCGTATGCCGCTGCCAGCGGGCGATGCAGGTGACGTGCATATGCCTGAGAACATCGCGCGTCTTGCAGAAGAGATGCGCCGGAATTACCACAGCAGTGAAGGGTGGTGGGACAGCCGCAGTTCAGCAGCAGCGCCAGTGAAGGGAGGTAACAATGGCTGAGGCACGTCGTACCGCACCGCAGCAATATCCGCAGCAGAACCCCGCGCAACCGCGGGAGCACGGCCTGCTCTACAACCTGGTCTGGGGCTGGCCGTGGAAACTAGTTGGCGTGATCCTGGCTTCACTGATGGTGAGCCTTGTCATTGAATATGTCGGGATTGCGTTCTTCTGGCCTGAAATGGGGGCAGCGCACAGCCAGGCGGTGATGAATACCGAGTTTGGCTATCTGTCTTCTGATTTTACCCAAAGCCTGCTGCTTTCCGAGCCGGCTGCAACAGTGACGCGCTGGATAACGGATGCCTGGCAGTGGGCGTT encodes:
- the traD gene encoding type IV conjugative transfer system coupling protein TraD; translation: MSDKYVIEALLRPAVELNTAVAAGTAAIVCVTAPWAVALAPSVSYVTAGGFAVLSAIRARQGMQVIRYRRNLRRLPRYVMTSKQIPVSKRRLFLGRGFRWTQKHTQRLRDTLRPEVAHYLKPSRLYQLARQLEEATENSLPAIGRLLSADTPVNPVRPLPPVGGNPAVHGIEPDETDVTLDLRERVGHTVVYGTTRVGKTRLAELLITQDIRRGDVTIVFDPKGDADLLKRVWAEAHRAGRGDELTVFHLGWPDISARYNAVGRFGRVSEVATRVAGQLSGEGNSAAFREFAWRFVNIVARALVALGERPDYTLITRYVNNIADLYLRYAEKIITEKLPELRGQIENNANAFSEDDVPRNMQGQPEAIRIWAVEVALSSDAGNALYDPILDGLRSAVRYDRTYFDKIVASLLPLLEKLTTGKTAELLSPDYLNMEDPRPIFDWEQVIRKKGIVYVGLDALSDSEVASAVGNSMFADLVSVAGHIYKHGINGGLPGSKEGKDPINLHCDEFNELMGNEFIPLINKGGGAGMQVTAYTQTSSDIEARIGSAAKTSQVQGNFNNLIMLRVRENRTAELLTSQLPQVEIYSKTLVSGHQDSADVTVNHDFTSSTQDRVGTIKVPLLEPADIVTLPKGQAFALLEGGQLWKIRMPLPAGDAGDVHMPENIARLAEEMRRNYHSSEGWWDSRSSAAAPVKGGNNG